From the genome of Rathayibacter sp. VKM Ac-2759, one region includes:
- a CDS encoding glycosyltransferase family 1 protein, with protein MRVLFDAFWWIDGPPANRTVLRGIVQQWMVDHPRDQIVLAVRRKHVRAARREAPDSAELVVTDLWPHALSNAVELPLIARRVRAELMFAHNYTPLFGPAEVFVHDLLFEDHPEWFTRLELFYFWPMSRLARRARRVHTSTRTEAARMERLHPALVPVQIMRIDAMGRRLSGVDPVRPPSVREGDPFILSVGRLNARKNLEVTIQGVLQSRASRHGTKLLVVGTSEYSGRSPDIPSLSSRYGKKGSVHQLGRVSDGELRWLYENATVFVCMSHDEGCGLPVIEALSMGVEVIASDIAVFHETLGGSATYVAADDAPGLAAAIDRVAS; from the coding sequence ATGCGCGTTCTCTTTGACGCGTTCTGGTGGATCGATGGGCCACCGGCGAACAGGACTGTACTCCGAGGTATCGTGCAGCAGTGGATGGTGGATCATCCGAGAGACCAGATCGTGCTCGCCGTTCGCAGAAAGCACGTTCGAGCAGCACGGCGCGAAGCTCCCGATTCGGCGGAGCTGGTCGTGACCGACCTCTGGCCTCACGCCCTGAGCAATGCTGTGGAGCTCCCGCTCATCGCACGACGAGTGCGCGCGGAGCTGATGTTCGCCCACAACTACACGCCGCTCTTCGGTCCGGCAGAGGTCTTCGTTCACGACCTCCTCTTCGAGGATCATCCTGAATGGTTCACGAGACTGGAGCTGTTCTACTTCTGGCCGATGTCACGCCTGGCCCGTCGTGCTCGCCGCGTCCACACATCGACTCGAACCGAGGCGGCTCGCATGGAGCGTCTCCACCCGGCGCTGGTGCCCGTCCAGATCATGCGCATCGATGCCATGGGCAGACGTCTGAGCGGTGTGGATCCTGTCAGACCACCCTCGGTCCGGGAGGGGGACCCCTTCATTCTCAGTGTCGGCAGGCTCAACGCGCGGAAGAACCTCGAGGTGACCATTCAGGGAGTCCTGCAGTCGCGGGCGAGTCGTCATGGCACGAAACTTCTCGTGGTCGGTACGAGCGAGTACTCCGGTCGAAGTCCTGATATCCCGTCTCTGTCGAGCAGATACGGAAAGAAGGGTTCGGTTCACCAGTTGGGCAGAGTGTCAGACGGTGAACTCCGTTGGTTGTACGAGAACGCAACCGTCTTCGTCTGCATGTCGCACGACGAAGGCTGCGGCCTGCCGGTCATCGAAGCGCTCTCCATGGGGGTCGAGGTCATCGCGAGCGACATCGCGGTGTTCCACGAGACGCTGGGCGGCTCAGCGACCTACGTCGCGGCGGATGACGCTCCAGGCCTTGCAGCCGCCATCGATCGCGTGGCCTCGTGA
- a CDS encoding glycosyltransferase yields MVAVTHNGADFLQQQLASIERQFTLPDEAVVVDDNSTDDTIAILRDYQSNSSFPVQILRSSAPKGMPVYSRVAANFTQGVASASGRVVLFADQDDLWLPSRVDIQTEVFLSRPSLSVVAHDGVVIDALDADTGGTLRGSFPVPSNWWQLRHEQRVRFVMRHPVGTGAAMAIQPARLGAWAVPPGWLHDRWLTLHAVAFDGLELARGAVIRYRVHDSQAVGLAGADRHLCARIRNVTRKPRQVLDKLADESRLGRTSPHRGARSLVLPTSAAVMLGFGSARDDSASEFPE; encoded by the coding sequence GTGGTCGCGGTCACCCACAATGGTGCCGACTTCTTACAGCAGCAGCTGGCATCGATCGAGCGTCAGTTCACTCTGCCGGACGAGGCCGTTGTCGTCGACGACAACTCCACTGACGACACGATTGCAATCCTTCGTGACTATCAGTCGAACAGCTCGTTCCCCGTGCAGATCCTGCGATCCTCAGCTCCCAAGGGCATGCCGGTGTACAGCAGGGTCGCGGCGAATTTCACGCAGGGAGTCGCCTCGGCGTCGGGGCGTGTCGTCCTCTTCGCGGACCAGGACGATCTCTGGTTGCCGAGCAGGGTCGACATCCAGACAGAGGTGTTCCTGAGCCGACCGAGTCTCTCTGTCGTCGCGCATGACGGCGTCGTCATCGATGCTCTCGATGCCGACACCGGCGGAACACTCCGGGGTTCGTTCCCGGTCCCGTCGAATTGGTGGCAGCTGCGCCATGAACAGCGTGTCCGGTTCGTGATGCGGCACCCGGTCGGAACGGGCGCCGCAATGGCGATCCAGCCGGCTCGGCTGGGCGCGTGGGCTGTCCCTCCCGGATGGCTGCACGACAGATGGTTGACCCTCCACGCCGTCGCCTTCGATGGGCTCGAACTGGCTCGCGGGGCCGTCATACGCTATCGAGTCCACGATTCACAGGCCGTCGGTCTTGCCGGAGCCGATCGCCACCTCTGTGCTCGCATCCGAAACGTCACGCGAAAACCGAGACAGGTTCTGGACAAGCTCGCCGATGAGAGTCGGCTGGGGCGGACATCTCCGCACCGAGGTGCCAGGAGCCTCGTGCTGCCGACATCGGCGGCGGTCATGTTGGGATTCGGATCCGCGCGAGACGACTCTGCCAGCGAGTTCCCGGAGTGA
- a CDS encoding glycosyltransferase, which yields MSGPWRRSTAPSVSPPEKSSSPPRISRCTSSYHGRWEGNISISTNEKRRPLVAIIGSRGYPSYYGGFETAVRTLAPYLVEQGWDVIVYGRAGTSPDIGRAGDSRVRSITTRGIESKALSTLSYGFTSSLDAVFRRKPDVALVMNVANGFFLPLFKARGIPTLVNVDGIEWDRDKWGRLAKAVFRLGARLTAKYGTRLVYDAQAIARIWKKEFGRGGVFIPYGGDDPGDLPVPAGFSHRGYALIVARFVPENSILEFLEAAPQIAAEYPVVIVGSAGYGGVLDERVRRLAESHENIYWLGHVSDDRLLFALLKHAGAYFHGHSVGGTNPALVQALACGAPVVARDTVYNREVLGAKGIYVQPTPVAIAEGLIAILSDPDLQDHAEATSLDRSRLEYNWATVCGRYEDALSELAHARSL from the coding sequence CTGAGCGGGCCATGGCGCAGGAGCACCGCTCCGTCGGTCTCGCCGCCCGAGAAGTCGTCATCCCCTCCTCGCATTTCTCGTTGCACGTCGTCCTATCACGGAAGGTGGGAGGGAAACATCAGCATCTCCACGAACGAGAAGCGAAGGCCGCTTGTCGCGATCATCGGAAGCCGAGGGTATCCGAGCTATTACGGAGGATTCGAGACCGCTGTTCGCACGCTCGCCCCGTACCTCGTGGAACAGGGGTGGGACGTCATCGTCTACGGACGCGCTGGGACCAGCCCCGACATCGGCCGTGCTGGTGACTCTCGTGTCCGGTCGATAACGACACGGGGTATCGAGTCGAAAGCCCTCAGCACGCTCTCCTACGGTTTCACCTCCTCGCTCGACGCTGTCTTCCGCCGGAAGCCGGATGTCGCTCTGGTCATGAACGTCGCCAATGGCTTCTTCCTCCCGCTGTTCAAGGCGAGAGGGATCCCGACGTTGGTGAACGTCGACGGGATCGAGTGGGATCGAGACAAGTGGGGGCGGCTGGCGAAAGCAGTTTTTCGCCTGGGGGCCCGCCTCACCGCGAAGTACGGGACGCGTCTCGTCTACGATGCGCAGGCCATCGCGCGCATCTGGAAGAAAGAGTTCGGCCGAGGCGGGGTCTTCATCCCCTACGGAGGGGATGATCCGGGAGACCTCCCCGTCCCCGCGGGCTTCTCCCATCGCGGTTATGCCTTGATCGTCGCCCGCTTCGTGCCAGAGAATTCCATCCTCGAATTCCTCGAGGCCGCTCCCCAGATCGCTGCGGAATATCCTGTGGTGATAGTGGGGTCGGCCGGCTACGGCGGTGTCCTCGATGAACGCGTCAGACGGCTGGCGGAGAGCCATGAGAACATCTACTGGCTCGGGCACGTCAGTGATGACCGTCTTCTCTTCGCCCTCTTGAAGCACGCGGGCGCGTATTTCCACGGACACAGTGTCGGCGGAACGAACCCTGCTCTCGTTCAAGCGCTGGCGTGCGGCGCTCCTGTCGTCGCTCGGGACACGGTCTACAACCGCGAGGTCCTCGGAGCGAAGGGGATCTACGTACAGCCGACTCCCGTCGCGATCGCCGAGGGCCTGATCGCGATTCTGTCCGATCCGGATCTCCAGGACCATGCCGAGGCCACTTCCCTCGACCGCAGCCGTCTGGAGTACAACTGGGCGACCGTCTGCGGACGGTATGAAGACGCATTGTCGGAGCTGGCTCATGCGCGTTCTCTTTGA
- a CDS encoding L-threonylcarbamoyladenylate synthase, with protein MARIYDCSVDTDLLTGTRLARTAIGRGELVVIPTDTVYGVAANAFDAAAVQRLLDAKGRTRQSPPPVLIGDLAALDALAENVPDPVRELAKAFWPGGLTIVLHAQPSLVWDLGETRGTVALRMPDNPVTIELLAETGPLAVSSANKTGQASATTAQEAFDQLGDAVDVYLDAGAAGTSYADRPSGASESSTIVDATALSFDGGTLRILRQGVVSAERIREVIGDLLPDPDAAPESYDASTDTSLGSEEPDEPAEQPAPSARPDWAAGARLHDEPAASATARTDSAPGE; from the coding sequence ATGGCTCGCATCTACGACTGCTCCGTCGACACCGACCTCCTCACCGGCACCCGTCTCGCTCGGACGGCGATCGGGCGCGGCGAGCTCGTCGTGATCCCCACCGACACCGTCTACGGCGTGGCGGCGAACGCGTTCGACGCGGCCGCCGTGCAGCGCCTGCTCGACGCGAAGGGCCGGACCAGGCAGTCGCCGCCTCCCGTGCTCATCGGCGATCTCGCGGCGCTCGACGCCCTCGCCGAGAACGTCCCCGACCCGGTCCGGGAGCTCGCCAAGGCCTTCTGGCCGGGCGGCCTCACGATCGTGCTGCACGCTCAGCCGTCGCTCGTCTGGGATCTGGGGGAGACCCGCGGCACCGTCGCCCTGCGCATGCCCGACAACCCCGTCACGATCGAGCTCCTCGCCGAGACCGGTCCGCTCGCCGTCTCCTCGGCGAACAAGACCGGGCAGGCCTCTGCGACGACCGCGCAGGAGGCGTTCGACCAGCTCGGCGACGCGGTGGACGTCTACCTCGACGCCGGTGCGGCGGGCACGAGCTACGCGGACCGCCCGAGCGGAGCGAGCGAGTCCTCCACCATCGTCGACGCGACGGCGCTCAGCTTCGACGGCGGCACGCTGCGGATCCTCCGCCAGGGAGTCGTCTCGGCCGAGCGGATCCGCGAGGTCATCGGCGACCTGCTCCCCGACCCCGACGCCGCACCGGAGTCCTACGACGCCTCGACCGACACGTCGCTCGGGTCCGAGGAGCCGGACGAGCCTGCCGAGCAGCCCGCGCCGAGCGCGCGCCCCGACTGGGCGGCCGGTGCGCGCCTGCACGACGAGCCGGCGGCGAGCGCGACCGCGCGCACCGACTCCGCTCCGGGTGAGTAG
- a CDS encoding PqqD family protein encodes MAAAIDLAHALVQSVADQARVRVLFIKGPISNRWGLRPPRVSSDVDVLVEPSRSALLIEALRTVGWRPRPASLANKAFVTHSDSLINERWPCDIDVHYSYPGMFATTAFETLWARRQPLFLAERQIDAADRVSSVIIAALHSLRTPFDARSASELDYLTAAWNVQELAPLGSELADVAGQVGALLSLQPFLRAIGVETAVPTEVPAEYGIWLRNQRQLNRSAAWLSLISSARWRDKPRLIVSAVFPARHDLYIDHPVGRTSAIALVRARTDRLWSAARALPVAVDAYRQERAIVASTHHRAAGGSGPAERGFPAEETASEQVPPRREATPQDPTGMKEPRLRGGRSRGWWGSLSVRRARWTVSLTWERSAFVLDAALEAPVTSPILLEESAADIWREIQSETLVSDLVRTLQQRYGVDSAALDGQVEEFLVELEDLNLVELRRS; translated from the coding sequence ATGGCCGCAGCGATCGATCTCGCGCACGCCCTGGTGCAGTCCGTGGCGGACCAGGCCCGGGTGCGGGTCCTCTTCATCAAAGGACCGATCTCGAACCGCTGGGGACTGCGGCCTCCGCGAGTCTCGAGCGACGTCGATGTCCTCGTCGAACCGTCCCGCTCCGCTCTTCTGATCGAGGCGCTGAGGACCGTCGGCTGGCGTCCGCGGCCGGCTTCCCTCGCGAACAAGGCGTTCGTCACGCACTCCGACTCACTCATCAACGAGCGGTGGCCCTGTGACATCGATGTTCACTATTCGTACCCGGGAATGTTCGCGACGACCGCCTTCGAGACGCTGTGGGCGCGACGGCAGCCGTTGTTCCTCGCGGAGCGACAGATCGACGCGGCCGATCGCGTCTCGAGCGTGATCATCGCGGCGCTGCACTCTCTGCGAACCCCCTTCGACGCCAGGAGCGCCTCCGAGCTCGACTACTTGACAGCGGCATGGAACGTCCAGGAACTCGCCCCTCTCGGATCGGAGCTGGCGGACGTGGCCGGTCAGGTGGGAGCTCTTCTCTCGCTGCAGCCGTTCCTCCGGGCGATCGGAGTCGAGACTGCAGTACCCACGGAGGTTCCGGCCGAATACGGCATCTGGTTGCGCAATCAGCGCCAGCTGAATCGTTCCGCGGCTTGGCTCTCGCTCATCTCCTCGGCGCGCTGGCGGGATAAACCGAGGCTGATCGTGAGCGCCGTCTTTCCGGCCAGACACGACCTCTACATCGACCATCCAGTCGGGAGGACCAGCGCGATCGCGCTGGTCCGGGCGCGCACCGACCGGCTCTGGTCCGCAGCCCGCGCGCTCCCTGTGGCAGTGGACGCATATCGACAGGAGCGCGCGATCGTCGCCTCGACGCATCACCGCGCCGCGGGCGGGTCCGGCCCCGCTGAGCGCGGCTTCCCGGCTGAGGAGACCGCTTCCGAGCAGGTGCCGCCCCGACGGGAGGCGACGCCTCAGGATCCGACGGGGATGAAAGAGCCTCGGCTCCGGGGAGGACGATCCCGCGGGTGGTGGGGATCCCTGAGCGTACGACGGGCTCGATGGACGGTATCGCTCACGTGGGAGCGCAGCGCCTTCGTGCTCGACGCAGCACTGGAGGCACCGGTCACATCCCCGATCCTCCTGGAAGAGAGCGCAGCTGACATCTGGAGGGAGATCCAGAGCGAGACCCTCGTCTCCGACCTCGTTCGCACTCTCCAGCAGAGGTACGGAGTGGACTCCGCCGCTCTGGATGGGCAGGTGGAGGAGTTCCTCGTGGAACTCGAAGATCTGAACCTCGTCGAGCTGAGGCGGAGCTGA
- a CDS encoding glycosyltransferase family 4 protein, with the protein MTISMRITFVLPHFDQRVSGGYRMVFEYANRLAARGHVVTIIMFAPGLRSRGGRRYASPNALREIAKRWWYRGRIPWMRLDERVDVIIRFRDDPALAPTGDVIIATAWLTARYVRDAPLRSGSKAYFIQHYEIWDGPRADVDETWRFPLEKIVIARWLGDLARSLDPGSVARYVPNAIDHSVFRVVVPSAVRAGDHVGMLWHPNPSKGALDGLRALSSVHAADPGVRVTLFGHPARPSEIPSWIDYRERLTGEDLVDYYNSLDVFLHTSTSEGWGLTPAEAMACGVAVVATDNPGVLDYAVAGETAVVVPRGDAFQMAQGIIDLLGDTQRRLTLAAAGRSMIEQFNWSRATESFERALSEICGG; encoded by the coding sequence ATGACAATCTCGATGAGGATCACTTTCGTCCTTCCGCACTTCGATCAGCGCGTGAGTGGCGGATATCGGATGGTGTTCGAGTACGCGAACAGGCTCGCTGCTCGGGGGCACGTGGTGACGATCATCATGTTCGCTCCGGGATTGCGATCGCGGGGCGGACGCCGATACGCAAGTCCGAATGCGCTTCGCGAGATCGCCAAGCGATGGTGGTACCGGGGCCGGATTCCATGGATGCGTTTGGACGAGCGAGTCGACGTCATAATTCGCTTCCGTGACGATCCGGCGCTTGCTCCAACGGGCGACGTGATCATAGCGACCGCATGGTTGACGGCGCGATATGTGCGGGACGCGCCACTCCGTTCCGGCTCGAAGGCGTACTTCATTCAGCACTACGAGATCTGGGACGGGCCTCGGGCCGATGTCGATGAGACATGGCGCTTTCCGCTCGAGAAGATCGTCATCGCCCGGTGGCTGGGGGATCTGGCTCGATCGCTCGATCCCGGATCTGTCGCCCGGTACGTCCCGAATGCGATAGATCATTCCGTTTTCCGGGTAGTGGTCCCCTCCGCGGTGCGCGCCGGTGACCACGTCGGCATGCTCTGGCACCCGAATCCCTCGAAAGGGGCCCTCGACGGACTTCGAGCTCTGAGCAGCGTGCACGCGGCCGACCCCGGAGTGCGGGTGACCCTGTTCGGGCATCCTGCGCGGCCGTCGGAGATCCCGTCGTGGATCGACTACCGCGAGCGGTTGACCGGGGAGGACCTCGTCGACTACTACAACAGCCTCGATGTGTTTCTCCACACGAGCACATCCGAGGGCTGGGGACTGACGCCAGCCGAAGCCATGGCCTGCGGGGTCGCCGTCGTGGCGACGGACAATCCAGGGGTCCTGGATTACGCCGTGGCAGGAGAAACGGCAGTGGTCGTGCCGCGGGGAGACGCCTTCCAGATGGCGCAGGGCATCATCGACCTCTTGGGCGACACGCAGCGACGACTGACCTTGGCTGCTGCGGGGCGTTCCATGATCGAGCAATTCAATTGGAGTCGCGCGACGGAGTCGTTCGAGCGGGCGTTGAGCGAGATCTGCGGTGGTTGA
- the rfbA gene encoding glucose-1-phosphate thymidylyltransferase RfbA, translating to MKGIILAGGSGSRLWPITKGISKQLMPIYDKPMVYYPLSTLMMAGIDEVLVITTPEYNEQFRALLGDGSSLGMSISYAVQESPDGLAQAFLIGEEFIGDDSVALVLGDNIFHGTALGTALAANTDVEGAVIFAYQVADPRAYGVVEFDADFRALSIEEKPVAPKSNYAVPGLYFYDNDVVSIAKTIEPSARGELEISTVNERYLEAGTLNVQVLDRGTAWLDTGTFDSMIEATEFVRVIEQRQGFKIGCIEEIAWRNGWIDDQQLAALAAPLVKSGYGAYLDRQLELDSRASSR from the coding sequence GTGAAGGGGATCATTCTGGCGGGTGGTTCGGGGTCGCGGTTGTGGCCGATCACGAAGGGCATCTCGAAGCAGTTGATGCCGATCTACGACAAGCCGATGGTGTACTACCCGTTGTCGACGTTGATGATGGCGGGGATCGATGAGGTCCTGGTGATCACGACTCCGGAGTACAACGAGCAGTTCCGGGCGCTGCTGGGCGACGGGTCCTCGTTGGGGATGTCGATCTCGTACGCGGTGCAGGAGTCGCCGGACGGGCTCGCGCAGGCGTTCCTGATCGGTGAGGAGTTCATCGGCGACGATTCGGTCGCTCTGGTGCTGGGGGACAACATCTTCCACGGGACGGCGCTGGGCACGGCGCTGGCGGCGAACACGGACGTGGAGGGTGCGGTGATCTTCGCGTACCAGGTCGCGGATCCGCGCGCGTACGGGGTGGTGGAGTTCGATGCGGACTTCCGTGCGCTGTCGATCGAGGAGAAGCCGGTCGCTCCCAAGAGCAACTACGCGGTTCCGGGTCTGTACTTCTACGACAACGACGTCGTGTCGATCGCGAAGACGATCGAGCCCTCGGCGCGGGGCGAGCTGGAGATCTCGACCGTGAACGAGCGGTACCTGGAGGCGGGCACCTTGAACGTGCAGGTCCTGGACCGGGGCACGGCGTGGCTGGACACGGGCACGTTCGACTCGATGATCGAGGCGACGGAGTTCGTGCGGGTCATCGAGCAGCGTCAGGGGTTCAAGATCGGCTGCATCGAGGAGATCGCCTGGCGCAACGGCTGGATCGACGACCAGCAGCTCGCCGCCCTCGCCGCACCGCTGGTCAAGAGCGGCTACGGCGCCTACCTCGACCGGCAGCTCGAACTCGACTCACGGGCATCCAGCCGGTGA
- a CDS encoding glycosyltransferase, translating to MARILYLCVHDASYPRNALIRDHLVAQGHEVVVQRRGPKEPFLRASARIMTEGLREQGPFDLVVLSELALQYALVGKVVALRHRARYWVDAFVGMHESNVEDWGEVQEGSMRARAYRSFDSIAYRLSDLCMIDTGVRGEQIRTRGARQVVVVPVGAPDWVPTEPLPEGPVLEVLYYGNYIPLHGLDYVAAALPSSSRSKKIRMTFIGNGSLRGELESGLRDRAGDMTVEFSDAVTVEELGAHITRAHVVLGVFGTSPKAASVLANKLWQGLASGRTVINRDSPALAELVPLVDGQLISVDPERPEQLARALDRLVDELEAGRLHLFTARTELDAYVRAGLANLDLHVSR from the coding sequence ATGGCCCGGATCCTCTATCTCTGTGTGCACGATGCGTCCTACCCGCGCAACGCGCTCATCCGCGATCATCTCGTCGCGCAGGGTCATGAAGTCGTTGTTCAGCGCCGCGGCCCCAAGGAGCCTTTCCTCCGCGCGTCGGCGAGAATCATGACGGAAGGTCTGCGCGAGCAGGGGCCCTTCGACCTCGTCGTACTCTCAGAGCTCGCGCTTCAGTACGCGCTCGTCGGCAAGGTCGTCGCCCTCCGCCACCGCGCTCGCTACTGGGTCGACGCCTTCGTCGGCATGCACGAATCGAACGTCGAGGACTGGGGCGAGGTCCAGGAAGGATCGATGCGCGCACGGGCGTACCGCTCCTTCGATTCGATCGCGTACCGCCTCTCCGATCTCTGCATGATCGATACGGGTGTCCGCGGCGAGCAGATCCGGACTCGAGGAGCGCGCCAGGTCGTAGTCGTACCCGTTGGAGCTCCGGACTGGGTTCCGACGGAACCGCTGCCCGAGGGTCCCGTTCTGGAAGTCCTCTACTACGGGAACTACATCCCCCTCCATGGTCTCGACTACGTCGCCGCAGCGCTGCCCTCATCGAGTCGATCGAAGAAGATCCGCATGACCTTCATCGGCAACGGCTCTCTCCGCGGAGAACTCGAATCGGGTCTTCGGGATCGAGCGGGCGACATGACCGTCGAGTTCTCCGACGCGGTGACGGTCGAGGAACTCGGCGCGCACATCACTCGAGCCCACGTCGTCCTCGGAGTCTTCGGGACCTCGCCCAAGGCCGCGAGCGTCCTTGCCAACAAGCTCTGGCAGGGCCTGGCCTCCGGTCGAACTGTGATCAACCGGGACTCCCCGGCTCTCGCCGAGCTGGTCCCTCTCGTCGACGGCCAACTCATCAGCGTCGATCCGGAACGACCAGAGCAGCTTGCACGCGCGCTGGATCGACTCGTCGATGAGCTGGAGGCAGGCCGGCTCCACCTGTTCACCGCCCGGACCGAGCTCGACGCCTACGTCCGAGCAGGTCTGGCGAACTTGGACCTGCACGTGTCACGTTGA